A genomic segment from Roseibium sp. Sym1 encodes:
- a CDS encoding ABC transporter substrate-binding protein yields MKRTAFSIATGLLALAVVMPAHAKDQPDITMAINQSPWLNSFVAMVDLYEEETGNVVNLDVNPFGGLLEKIRNSVRGSEGTYDLVNINSLWLSEIYSGGFLAPLGEVQEGYTLQDGVLTYGATTNWDAAVGSFSPDGALMGVPVNGNVQVLYYNQAIYDELGLSVPDTWDDLYANAKKIAEAKGIYGFVPRAARDSIVYNITPYIFSHDAAFFRVTGPGQAAIGLNTTEGLAALKTYLKISGEDVAPPNPGAIAQGELIQLLSTGKAAQAIAVIAAWGALENPNESRVVGQMSASLIPAGPGGTHASSAGHWVAGIPKNVSAERQRAALAFLDWFQSQALQVKYVEAGGVPVRGDLAETGLGANNSYRFLGAYSANAANAVMGLPFAAAAEASDAMALHFNRAVIGEESPEVALNAAAEVLAGILERNGFSVTRQPDL; encoded by the coding sequence GTGAAGAGAACAGCATTCAGCATTGCAACCGGTCTTCTGGCGCTGGCAGTCGTCATGCCGGCGCACGCCAAAGATCAGCCGGACATCACCATGGCGATTAACCAGTCTCCCTGGCTGAATTCCTTCGTCGCCATGGTCGATCTCTACGAGGAGGAAACCGGGAACGTCGTCAATCTTGACGTCAATCCGTTCGGGGGACTGCTGGAAAAGATCCGGAACTCGGTGCGTGGCTCCGAAGGCACCTACGATCTTGTCAACATCAACTCGCTCTGGCTGTCCGAGATCTATTCCGGCGGCTTCCTCGCCCCGCTTGGCGAGGTGCAGGAAGGCTACACGCTTCAGGATGGCGTCCTGACCTACGGCGCGACCACGAATTGGGATGCGGCGGTCGGGTCATTCTCGCCGGACGGCGCGCTGATGGGTGTGCCGGTCAACGGTAACGTCCAGGTCCTCTATTACAACCAGGCGATCTATGACGAACTCGGCCTGTCGGTTCCCGACACATGGGACGACCTTTACGCGAACGCTAAAAAAATCGCAGAGGCCAAGGGCATTTACGGCTTCGTTCCGCGCGCGGCTCGCGATTCGATTGTCTACAATATCACCCCCTACATCTTCAGCCACGATGCCGCGTTTTTCCGGGTGACGGGCCCGGGACAGGCCGCGATCGGGCTGAATACGACCGAGGGGCTTGCGGCGCTGAAAACCTATCTGAAGATATCAGGGGAAGATGTTGCTCCGCCGAATCCCGGTGCCATCGCGCAGGGTGAGCTTATCCAGCTTCTGTCCACCGGCAAAGCCGCGCAGGCGATCGCTGTGATCGCCGCTTGGGGCGCGCTGGAAAACCCCAACGAGTCCCGGGTTGTCGGCCAGATGTCGGCATCGTTGATCCCCGCTGGTCCGGGCGGAACACACGCGTCGAGCGCCGGTCACTGGGTCGCGGGTATCCCCAAGAACGTGTCGGCGGAGCGCCAGCGCGCGGCGCTGGCCTTTTTGGACTGGTTCCAGTCCCAGGCGCTACAAGTGAAGTATGTCGAAGCCGGAGGCGTACCCGTGCGTGGCGATCTGGCGGAAACCGGTCTGGGGGCGAACAACTCTTACCGTTTCCTTGGGGCCTATTCGGCAAATGCGGCAAATGCGGTGATGGGTCTGCCTTTCGCGGCCGCCGCCGAAGCATCCGACGCGATGGCCCTGCACTTCAACCGGGCCGTCATCGGGGAGGAAAGCCCCGAGGTGGCGCTCAATGCGGCGGCCGAGGTCCTGGCGGGCATACTTGAACGGAACGGCTTTTCCGTCACCCGCCAGCCAGACCTCTGA
- a CDS encoding carbohydrate ABC transporter permease has product MNTMIKPGVVIRRNKRWLVLSLAPVAVFFLVLSGFPVLNLLGLSFFDVEWREGAAEFNYIGLENYRRLFLEETIYWAGVRNTLVFAVTVVTCQMVLGFSMALAVKRAGSVGRTILTGIFLLPIVIPPIVIGTMWRLVMGREFGLANTLLRWFGLNEVDWLGNPDIALASVMFVDIWHWTPFVFLLMLAGLESLDEEVLDAARLDVTGFWQEVRHIVLPLMLPMILITVIFRVILSFKVFDEVYLLTSGGPGTATEVVNFSIYRTFFRQDQVGYGSAMSVVTLFAIALTIILARGVLARRRNAEEAE; this is encoded by the coding sequence ATGAACACCATGATCAAACCGGGCGTCGTAATCCGTCGGAACAAGCGATGGCTGGTGCTGTCACTTGCGCCCGTCGCGGTGTTCTTCCTGGTTCTGTCCGGGTTTCCAGTGCTGAACCTTCTGGGTCTGAGCTTCTTCGATGTGGAATGGCGTGAAGGCGCGGCCGAGTTCAACTATATCGGTCTGGAGAACTACCGCCGGCTCTTCCTGGAGGAAACGATATACTGGGCGGGGGTGCGCAACACGCTCGTCTTTGCGGTGACCGTCGTGACCTGCCAGATGGTCCTCGGGTTTTCGATGGCGCTGGCCGTGAAGCGGGCGGGGTCGGTCGGGCGAACGATCCTGACCGGCATCTTCCTCCTGCCGATCGTGATCCCCCCAATCGTCATTGGCACGATGTGGCGTCTGGTCATGGGGCGCGAGTTCGGGCTGGCGAACACGCTGCTTCGTTGGTTCGGTCTGAACGAGGTCGATTGGCTCGGAAACCCTGACATCGCGCTCGCATCGGTGATGTTCGTGGACATCTGGCACTGGACGCCTTTCGTCTTTCTTCTCATGCTCGCCGGTCTGGAGTCGCTTGACGAGGAAGTTCTGGACGCGGCCCGATTGGATGTGACCGGCTTCTGGCAGGAGGTGCGCCATATCGTGCTGCCGCTGATGCTGCCTATGATCCTCATCACGGTGATTTTTCGGGTCATCCTGTCGTTCAAGGTCTTCGACGAGGTCTATCTGCTGACATCAGGCGGGCCAGGCACGGCCACGGAGGTCGTTAACTTTTCGATTTACCGTACCTTCTTCCGGCAGGATCAGGTCGGGTACGGTTCGGCGATGTCGGTGGTCACATTGTTTGCCATAGCGCTCACGATCATCCTCGCGCGCGGAGTGCTGGCCCGCCGCAGGAACGCGGAGGAGGCAGAATGA
- a CDS encoding carbohydrate ABC transporter permease, which produces MTLRRTSGRVAANVLVWGYAAMILLPTLWVLSNAFKYKIDIITGATLSPVTWSNFEQLLFSRQSQFLWNLLNSAFVAVSSTAIVIVIATMAAFTLGRLRVPGWVRWPILGWALLFQMLPTLTFVGSWYVMWSAIGLHGTYISVILTHVVHNLPMGLFLMLSFMSALPHEIFQAARMDGCSNSQMFWRVAFPLVRGGMIAATALIFIFSWSDFAIALTLTSPATMTAPVAIATFAQEYDIRYGEMAAGTLLSIVPALILILVGQRFIVRGLLAGAVK; this is translated from the coding sequence ATGACCCTGCGCCGAACCTCGGGTCGCGTTGCGGCAAATGTTTTGGTCTGGGGCTATGCGGCAATGATTCTGCTGCCGACACTTTGGGTGTTATCCAATGCCTTCAAATACAAGATCGATATCATAACGGGCGCGACGCTCAGCCCGGTCACCTGGAGCAATTTCGAGCAGCTTCTGTTTTCGCGTCAGTCCCAATTCCTCTGGAACCTGCTCAACAGTGCCTTTGTCGCGGTCAGTTCAACCGCGATCGTCATCGTTATTGCCACGATGGCCGCCTTTACACTCGGCCGCTTAAGAGTACCCGGGTGGGTTCGCTGGCCGATCCTGGGCTGGGCACTGTTGTTCCAAATGCTTCCCACGCTCACCTTCGTGGGTTCCTGGTATGTCATGTGGTCGGCGATCGGACTGCACGGAACCTATATCTCGGTCATCCTGACCCATGTCGTGCATAATCTGCCGATGGGCCTGTTCCTGATGCTGAGCTTCATGTCCGCATTGCCGCACGAGATCTTTCAAGCTGCGCGCATGGACGGATGCTCGAACAGCCAGATGTTCTGGCGGGTGGCCTTTCCGCTGGTGCGGGGTGGAATGATCGCGGCGACGGCGCTGATCTTCATCTTTTCCTGGAGCGACTTCGCCATCGCTTTGACGCTGACCTCGCCGGCGACGATGACGGCTCCGGTCGCCATCGCAACCTTCGCGCAGGAATACGACATCCGCTATGGCGAGATGGCCGCCGGGACTCTCTTGTCAATCGTCCCGGCGCTGATCCTGATCCTCGTCGGCCAGCGATTTATCGTCCGCGGGCTTCTGGCAGGCGCAGTCAAGTAG
- a CDS encoding ABC transporter ATP-binding protein, translated as MATVTLKGVRKKYGRVEVIPPIDLEVPSGEFIALVGPSGSGKSTLLRIIAGLEEIDAGRIFVDGKDVTQTEPSDRDMAMVFQSYALYPHMTVAENMVFALRMRGTDPTEIARRLEAALKMLGMSEYANRRPGQLSGGQRQRVAMGRAIVRQPQVFLFDEPLSNLDAKLRAATRLELRALHDHLGATSVFVTHDQIEAMTMADRIVLLDGGRIQQIGTPREIYREPQNRFVASFIGSPEINMLRGMLASAAGRLTFEGLPLSESLQAAAGREVDLGIRPEHIRVWPDAAPDRWPFEVDAVEFTGHDAFLVGKTPAGRVTLRIDPDNDRGLADSVVAGQQLHVQLQERHILLFYPDTGVRITNG; from the coding sequence ATGGCAACCGTCACCCTTAAGGGGGTACGAAAGAAATACGGTCGGGTAGAGGTTATTCCGCCGATCGATCTGGAGGTTCCGAGCGGCGAATTTATCGCCCTCGTCGGTCCTTCGGGCAGCGGTAAGTCCACGTTGTTGCGGATCATTGCGGGTCTGGAAGAGATCGACGCGGGTCGGATTTTTGTGGACGGTAAGGATGTCACGCAAACCGAACCGAGTGATCGGGACATGGCGATGGTCTTCCAGTCCTACGCGCTCTATCCGCACATGACGGTCGCCGAGAACATGGTCTTTGCCCTCAGGATGCGTGGGACGGATCCCACCGAGATCGCCCGCCGTCTCGAAGCGGCGCTAAAAATGCTTGGCATGTCGGAATACGCTAACCGCCGACCCGGTCAGCTCTCCGGCGGGCAAAGGCAACGCGTGGCCATGGGTCGGGCGATCGTTCGGCAGCCGCAGGTTTTTCTTTTCGACGAACCTCTATCCAATCTTGACGCCAAGCTGCGCGCGGCGACAAGACTGGAATTGCGGGCGTTGCACGATCACTTGGGGGCCACTTCCGTTTTCGTCACTCACGACCAGATCGAAGCTATGACCATGGCTGACCGCATCGTCTTGCTCGACGGCGGTCGTATCCAGCAGATTGGAACGCCGCGAGAGATCTATCGCGAACCGCAGAACCGCTTTGTCGCGAGTTTCATCGGCTCGCCGGAGATCAATATGCTACGCGGCATGCTGGCATCCGCGGCCGGCCGCCTCACCTTCGAGGGGCTACCGCTGTCCGAGTCATTGCAGGCCGCTGCGGGTCGCGAGGTCGATCTCGGCATTCGTCCCGAGCACATCAGGGTCTGGCCAGACGCAGCACCGGATCGCTGGCCCTTCGAAGTGGACGCGGTGGAGTTTACCGGGCACGACGCGTTCCTCGTCGGCAAAACCCCGGCAGGCCGGGTTACGCTCCGTATCGACCCGGACAATGACCGTGGTTTGGCCGATAGCGTTGTCGCTGGTCAGCAGCTTCATGTGCAGTTGCAGGAGCGACATATATTGCTCTTCTATCCTGACACTGGCGTTAGGATCACGAATGGCTGA
- a CDS encoding DUF4432 family protein — protein sequence MAETCRLRTLRFDGGTEDGARLIEVENAAGLSIDLLPDRCLDVGIVRYRGVPFGWIGENGLAPARPGEMDQALGGLLCTCGFDHIRQPANDGLRHFPLHGSMSLRRAIVTTTQVLEDGSAEVCATVAHGTLSGQSWRLHRRVTLPPDRAEISIEDRVEARGRGEITPIMALYHINLSAPQFCPDTLVEVATRMRPDLPGTEDFTFCEPAPANGQLIQVSDGGRDPRRCFRLLFDKQALPWLQFHRRTAAGGGLFCIEPTTHNRQPRGELLRDETPLNDSVERRFQLVMSFGSGSA from the coding sequence ATGGCTGAGACATGCAGGCTGCGGACCCTGCGCTTCGATGGCGGCACCGAGGACGGCGCTCGGCTGATCGAGGTCGAAAACGCGGCCGGGCTCTCAATCGATCTACTTCCCGATCGGTGCCTTGATGTCGGGATTGTGCGCTATCGCGGCGTGCCTTTCGGATGGATCGGCGAAAACGGGCTGGCCCCGGCCCGACCGGGAGAGATGGATCAGGCCCTTGGCGGTCTGCTCTGCACTTGCGGATTTGATCACATCCGCCAACCGGCGAACGACGGCCTCCGGCACTTCCCGCTGCATGGCTCCATGTCGCTGAGGCGCGCTATCGTGACAACGACGCAAGTGCTGGAGGACGGTTCCGCCGAGGTCTGTGCAACGGTCGCCCACGGAACCCTTTCAGGTCAGTCCTGGCGGCTCCATCGACGCGTGACACTGCCTCCCGACCGTGCCGAAATCAGTATTGAAGACCGGGTTGAAGCGCGCGGGCGAGGGGAGATCACGCCCATCATGGCACTCTATCACATCAATCTCAGCGCCCCGCAATTTTGCCCGGATACTCTAGTCGAGGTCGCAACTCGCATGCGTCCGGACCTGCCCGGCACCGAGGACTTCACCTTCTGCGAACCCGCACCGGCCAATGGGCAACTTATCCAGGTGTCGGATGGTGGAAGGGATCCGCGACGGTGCTTCCGGTTGTTGTTCGACAAGCAGGCCCTGCCTTGGCTACAGTTTCATCGACGTACGGCGGCTGGCGGCGGTCTTTTCTGTATCGAACCGACCACTCATAACCGTCAGCCTCGCGGTGAACTCCTGCGCGATGAAACGCCGCTTAACGATTCTGTCGAGCGCCGTTTTCAGTTAGTCATGAGCTTCGGGTCGGGGTCCGCCTGA
- a CDS encoding winged helix-turn-helix transcriptional regulator, giving the protein MKSVLPPSCPMEALLRVITGPWTIYILWVLSEQGPQRFGAIKRLVPGISTRVLTERLRMLEHAGVVWREQAMTIPPAVTYGLTERGAELRGVLDTLGSIARRWEVEGAFDGTASAAE; this is encoded by the coding sequence ATGAAGAGCGTCCTGCCCCCTTCCTGCCCGATGGAGGCACTGCTGCGTGTCATCACAGGCCCTTGGACGATATACATCCTCTGGGTTCTGTCCGAGCAGGGACCGCAGCGTTTCGGTGCGATCAAGCGTCTGGTGCCCGGAATTTCCACTCGCGTCCTGACCGAGCGGTTGCGGATGCTGGAACATGCCGGTGTGGTCTGGCGCGAACAGGCCATGACCATCCCACCGGCTGTAACATACGGGTTGACTGAGCGCGGCGCGGAGCTGCGTGGCGTGCTGGACACGCTTGGCTCCATCGCGCGCCGCTGGGAGGTCGAGGGCGCCTTCGACGGGACCGCAAGCGCGGCAGAATGA
- a CDS encoding DoxX family protein, giving the protein MSSHDMVAGMYREVLGYPTYIIWPLAILKIVGAVVILWRPSAMLVDWAYAAMFWHLVLAIGAHVGAGDPGWPPALATWVLLIASWLTANRVRAVKSAYAPAFPSAAN; this is encoded by the coding sequence ATCTCGTCCCACGACATGGTCGCGGGCATGTATCGCGAGGTGCTGGGCTATCCCACCTACATCATCTGGCCGCTCGCGATTCTGAAGATCGTCGGCGCGGTGGTGATCCTCTGGCGCCCTTCGGCGATGCTGGTGGATTGGGCCTATGCGGCGATGTTCTGGCATCTGGTGCTAGCCATTGGGGCGCATGTGGGCGCGGGCGATCCGGGCTGGCCGCCGGCTCTGGCGACCTGGGTGCTTCTGATCGCCTCGTGGCTGACCGCCAATCGCGTGCGGGCGGTCAAGTCGGCCTACGCGCCCGCGTTTCCGTCAGCGGCGAACTGA
- a CDS encoding DODA-type extradiol aromatic ring-opening family dioxygenase, translating into MTDRQPTMFVPHGGGLCFFMDWNPPDTWDRQRRFLENLPASLSAKPKALLVISGHWEERVFTVQTNPAPPLLFDYQGFPLHTYQLTWPAPGDPELAARASGLLEGAGFQTGADPARGFDHGVFVPLKVAFPEADIPTVQLSLRADLDPAAHLAAGRALAPLRDEGVLIIGSGNTYHNMAVMMRAMRGGAEGNVRGLDFDRWLTSAVTHEDPEVRHAMLAAWDQAPGARDANPREEHLIPLHVAAGAALADRGGKTLEDHVLGAVESAFRFG; encoded by the coding sequence ATGACGGACAGACAGCCGACAATGTTTGTTCCCCATGGCGGCGGCCTGTGTTTCTTCATGGACTGGAACCCGCCTGACACCTGGGATAGGCAACGCCGATTCCTCGAGAATTTGCCTGCGAGCCTGTCGGCAAAGCCCAAGGCGCTCCTCGTGATCTCGGGTCATTGGGAGGAGCGGGTGTTTACCGTGCAGACCAACCCCGCGCCGCCGCTGCTGTTCGACTATCAGGGATTTCCGCTGCACACATATCAGCTGACTTGGCCCGCGCCGGGCGATCCCGAGCTGGCGGCCCGCGCGAGCGGACTTCTGGAAGGCGCAGGGTTCCAAACCGGGGCCGACCCAGCGCGCGGCTTCGATCATGGGGTGTTCGTTCCGCTAAAGGTGGCTTTTCCAGAGGCCGACATCCCCACCGTCCAGTTGAGCCTGCGCGCCGATCTCGACCCCGCGGCGCATCTCGCCGCCGGTCGCGCGCTGGCGCCCTTGCGCGACGAAGGGGTGCTGATCATCGGGTCCGGCAACACCTATCACAATATGGCCGTCATGATGCGCGCCATGCGCGGCGGGGCGGAGGGCAACGTGCGCGGCCTCGATTTCGACCGATGGCTCACGAGTGCTGTGACCCATGAAGACCCCGAGGTGCGGCACGCCATGCTGGCCGCGTGGGATCAGGCGCCCGGCGCACGCGACGCCAATCCGCGCGAGGAACATCTGATCCCGTTGCACGTCGCGGCCGGGGCCGCCCTTGCGGATCGGGGAGGCAAGACCCTCGAGGATCACGTATTGGGCGCGGTCGAAAGCGCCTTCAGATTTGGATAG
- a CDS encoding luciferase domain-containing protein gives MFKEKAFALPFVERCWSGISVPGAEALVLPVAHACGPREAFMIGREFAHVHPAHDGSSHLMLPPSVVEELIAKGWGEPHPMARLGYIPATAVMAFAPRDENEVDVMLRLLTTSWDFARGKLANPAPVHIHG, from the coding sequence TTGTTCAAGGAAAAGGCGTTCGCCCTGCCCTTCGTCGAGCGCTGCTGGTCGGGCATTTCGGTCCCCGGCGCCGAGGCCCTGGTGCTTCCGGTAGCCCACGCATGCGGACCACGCGAGGCCTTCATGATCGGGCGCGAGTTTGCCCATGTGCACCCCGCCCACGATGGCTCGTCGCACCTGATGCTGCCCCCATCCGTGGTTGAGGAACTGATCGCGAAAGGTTGGGGCGAACCGCATCCCATGGCTCGGCTGGGCTACATCCCAGCCACGGCGGTCATGGCTTTCGCCCCGCGTGACGAGAACGAGGTCGATGTCATGCTGCGCCTGCTGACCACGAGCTGGGACTTCGCTCGCGGCAAGCTGGCGAACCCCGCCCCCGTCCATATCCACGGCTGA
- a CDS encoding SDR family oxidoreductase, producing MSDIQNGPFIVTGASGQLGRQVVDLLLQAGAGPIIPVSRNTEKLADLADKGVETRKGDFNDPASLAAAFTDGKRLLIISTDDLHPGKRLAAHSNAVAAAKAVGIGHIVYTSFAGPVPESPIGFARDHEGTEKLIADSGADYTILRNNMYTDFLLMGGSQSVAMGKHFAAAAEGKTGYVTRADCARAAAAALMTATGKQTLDITGPQTVSQAEVAAILSDVAGKEIPYIALPAEALAQAMIGNGLPEFMARVFVSFDEAMAQGFLDVASDDLKTLTGQPGQSVRDFLIANRAALLTPPQR from the coding sequence ATGTCCGACATTCAGAACGGCCCCTTCATAGTCACCGGCGCCTCCGGCCAGCTTGGCCGGCAGGTGGTCGACTTGCTGCTGCAGGCCGGCGCCGGTCCGATCATCCCCGTATCGCGCAATACCGAAAAGCTGGCCGACCTCGCCGACAAGGGTGTCGAGACCCGCAAGGGCGATTTCAACGATCCAGCGTCGCTTGCGGCTGCCTTTACTGACGGCAAGCGTCTCCTCATCATTTCGACCGACGATCTCCACCCGGGCAAGCGTCTCGCTGCCCATTCCAACGCGGTTGCGGCGGCCAAGGCGGTGGGCATTGGGCATATCGTCTATACATCGTTTGCGGGCCCGGTCCCGGAAAGTCCGATCGGATTCGCCCGCGACCACGAAGGGACCGAGAAGCTGATCGCGGACAGTGGGGCGGATTACACGATCCTGCGCAACAACATGTACACCGACTTTCTGCTGATGGGCGGCTCGCAGAGCGTCGCCATGGGCAAGCACTTCGCCGCCGCGGCAGAGGGCAAGACCGGATATGTGACGCGGGCGGATTGCGCCCGTGCCGCAGCCGCGGCGCTAATGACGGCGACGGGAAAGCAGACCCTCGATATCACCGGGCCGCAGACGGTCAGCCAGGCTGAGGTCGCAGCGATCCTGTCCGACGTCGCGGGCAAGGAGATCCCGTACATCGCGCTGCCAGCCGAGGCTCTGGCGCAGGCGATGATTGGAAACGGCTTGCCGGAATTCATGGCGCGGGTCTTCGTTTCCTTCGACGAGGCAATGGCGCAGGGTTTCCTCGATGTGGCCAGCGACGACCTGAAGACGCTGACTGGCCAACCTGGCCAATCGGTGCGCGACTTCCTGATAGCGAACCGCGCGGCACTATTGACGCCGCCGCAGCGCTGA
- a CDS encoding glutathione S-transferase family protein gives MRLYNANFSPNALRVRAVAFELGIDIEIVEIDLRRGDNRAGEFLRRNPNAKVPVLEDGDFFLWESRAICGYLVSQTPDAGLVPSAPRKRALMNQWAWWQAIHLGPAMQKLSFELFLKEKLGMGDADHAAVEAERKATDQFLDVLEEGLARQDWITGDLSLADFYLATTFMYRKQAAISLETRPAVAAWIERLEARDSWHKAMVPLNALLGL, from the coding sequence ATGCGGCTTTACAACGCCAACTTCTCGCCCAACGCCCTGCGCGTGCGCGCTGTGGCCTTCGAACTGGGCATCGACATCGAGATCGTCGAGATCGATCTTCGTAGGGGCGACAACCGCGCCGGAGAATTCCTCCGGCGCAATCCCAACGCCAAGGTGCCTGTCCTTGAGGACGGCGATTTCTTTCTATGGGAGTCGCGGGCGATCTGCGGCTACCTGGTCAGCCAGACCCCCGACGCGGGTCTGGTACCGTCTGCGCCGAGGAAACGGGCGCTGATGAACCAGTGGGCCTGGTGGCAGGCCATCCATCTGGGTCCAGCCATGCAGAAACTGTCCTTCGAGCTGTTCCTGAAGGAGAAACTCGGCATGGGCGATGCCGACCATGCGGCGGTCGAAGCTGAGCGCAAGGCTACCGATCAGTTTCTCGACGTGCTGGAAGAGGGTCTGGCCCGGCAGGACTGGATCACCGGCGATCTCAGCCTTGCGGATTTCTACCTGGCCACGACCTTCATGTATCGCAAGCAGGCTGCAATCTCGCTGGAGACCCGGCCCGCCGTTGCCGCCTGGATCGAACGGCTGGAGGCGAGGGACAGCTGGCATAAGGCGATGGTCCCGCTGAACGCGCTCTTGGGACTCTGA